One stretch of Longimicrobium sp. DNA includes these proteins:
- a CDS encoding phage baseplate assembly protein V — translation MTAFFPWAEHDSPSLLDATARIYGVVTAVVTDNKDPDGLGRVKLRFPWLADEDESAWAPVASPMAGNERGIWFLPEVEDEVLVAFLHGDLRQPFVLGALWNGKDKPPETNSDGNNDIRLIKTRSGHIVRFTDKDGSEKIEVIDKGGKNSIVIDTSGDTVTITSGKDVVIDASSGKLTLKAQDVEIKASASGKFETGSSMDLKASGQANLKGATVNIN, via the coding sequence GCTGCTCGACGCCACCGCGCGGATCTACGGTGTGGTGACGGCGGTGGTGACCGACAACAAGGACCCCGACGGGCTGGGGCGGGTGAAGCTGCGCTTTCCCTGGCTGGCCGACGAGGACGAGAGCGCGTGGGCGCCGGTCGCCAGTCCGATGGCGGGGAACGAGCGGGGGATCTGGTTCCTTCCCGAGGTGGAGGACGAGGTGCTCGTCGCCTTCCTCCACGGCGACCTGCGGCAGCCGTTCGTGCTGGGCGCGCTGTGGAACGGCAAGGACAAGCCGCCGGAGACGAACAGCGACGGGAACAACGACATCCGCCTGATCAAGACGCGCAGCGGGCACATCGTGCGCTTCACCGACAAGGACGGGTCGGAGAAGATCGAGGTGATCGACAAGGGCGGGAAGAACTCGATCGTGATCGACACCTCGGGCGACACCGTCACGATCACCTCGGGGAAGGACGTGGTGATCGACGCCAGCTCGGGGAAGCTGACGCTGAAGGCGCAGGACGTCGAGATCAAGGCGTCGGCGTCGGGGAAGTTCGAGACGGGAAGCTCGATGGACCTGAAGGCCAGCGGCCAGGCGAATCTCAAGGGCGCGACGGTGAACATCAACTGA
- a CDS encoding GPW/gp25 family protein, with protein MPDVKDFLGVGWTWPVQTESGPGPEAGQMSLSGYEERIRQSILIILGTARGERIMRPEFGCGIHDLVFAPNDQTTEARVGYEVREALLDFEPRIDVSEVRVTREAPERMVIEVLYRVRRTNNTFNLVYPFYLERSAA; from the coding sequence ATGCCCGACGTCAAAGACTTCCTCGGCGTAGGCTGGACCTGGCCGGTGCAGACCGAGTCCGGGCCGGGGCCCGAGGCCGGGCAGATGTCGCTCTCCGGCTACGAGGAGCGCATCCGCCAGTCCATCCTCATCATCCTGGGCACAGCCCGCGGCGAGCGCATCATGCGCCCCGAGTTCGGGTGCGGCATCCACGACCTGGTGTTCGCCCCCAACGACCAGACCACCGAGGCGCGCGTGGGCTACGAGGTGCGCGAGGCGCTGCTCGACTTCGAGCCGCGCATCGACGTCAGCGAGGTGCGCGTGACCCGCGAGGCGCCCGAGCGGATGGTGATCGAGGTGCTGTACCGCGTGCGCCGCACCAACAACACCTTCAACCTGGTCTATCCGTTCTACCTGGAGCGGAGCGCCGCCTGA
- a CDS encoding PAAR domain-containing protein, giving the protein MGQPAAKEGDQVSATDIHLIQPPGTAPPVPVPHPFMGKIDGGLSSDVNIMGKPAAVKGSTASNSPQHVPSGGTFVNPPANKGTIQLGSTTVMINGKPAARNGDVVMTCNDPSDLPVGTVIATGTVLIG; this is encoded by the coding sequence ATGGGGCAGCCTGCCGCGAAGGAGGGAGACCAGGTGTCGGCGACGGACATCCACCTGATCCAGCCGCCGGGGACGGCTCCGCCGGTGCCGGTGCCGCACCCGTTCATGGGGAAGATCGACGGGGGGCTGAGCAGCGACGTGAACATCATGGGGAAGCCTGCGGCGGTGAAGGGAAGCACCGCCAGCAACAGCCCCCAGCACGTGCCGTCGGGCGGCACCTTCGTGAACCCGCCGGCGAACAAGGGCACCATCCAGCTGGGCAGCACCACGGTGATGATCAACGGCAAGCCCGCCGCCCGGAACGGCGACGTGGTGATGACCTGCAACGACCCCTCGGATCTCCCGGTAGGGACGGTCATCGCGACGGGCACGGTGCTGATCGGATGA